The following is a genomic window from Paenibacillus sp. FSL R5-0766.
TAAGTCTGAAGTGTTTTAAGAAGATTAAAGGAGGAGAATAATCATATGATTCAACTGATTGACGTTACTAAATCCTATTCAAACGGAAATGTTATAACTCATGCTCTTCATGATATTAATTTAACGTTTCACAGAAATGAGTTTACAGCGATTATAGGAGGTTCTGGGTCGGGTAAATCTACCTTGCTGAGTCTAATAAGTACTCTAGATTTACCTTCATCAGGAACAATAGCATACGAGAATACGGATATCTCCATACTAAAAAAAAATAAACTAGCGGATTTCAGGTTTGCCAATATCGGTTTAGTATTTCAACACTTCCACTTACTACCTACACTAACAGTAATTGAAAATGTGATGTCTCCGTTCTTTGGTCGTAAAACAAAGGTTAATTATAAAGAAAGAGCAGCGGAGTTACTTAAACAACTGGGGCTAGAAAATAAAGTGTCATCTCTCCCATCACACCTCTCTGGGGGAGAACAACAACGAGTTGCGATTGCACGGTCTTTGATTAA
Proteins encoded in this region:
- a CDS encoding ABC transporter ATP-binding protein, which produces MIQLIDVTKSYSNGNVITHALHDINLTFHRNEFTAIIGGSGSGKSTLLSLISTLDLPSSGTIAYENTDISILKKNKLADFRFANIGLVFQHFHLLPTLTVIENVMSPFFGRKTKVNYKERAAELLKQLGLENKVSSLPSHLSGGEQQRVAIARSLINQPEWLLADEPTGNLDSHNAENFYNILLDLKQRLGCGVIVVTHDGKLAEKADRIIEIKDGRVQAETISSCGVVRC